The Glycine soja cultivar W05 chromosome 19, ASM419377v2, whole genome shotgun sequence genomic sequence taattaataaactaaatttattgttataatcgacaatttttacaaaaatgaaCTCGTGACCACAAGCTAGTCCataaatatattctaaaaaaaatggataCTAGATATCCTGGTATTGAGATCTATGGAGTTCTAAATATGTTCTCGCACAAGTGACAAGTAGTTTGAGTTTTTTAAGCATATGTCAAGAGTTTAGTTTTCCAGAGGCTATGTGAATAGAAAATCACATGTGGAGAGAGAAGTTTCTCCTTAACTAGTACTCTATTTTCTCCGGAGATTAATTTCATAACTTTTGATTGCGGAGAAAAGATAATAGATTATAATCTTTATGTGaccattgtataaaaaaaagagttggaATATATAGAACTTTGGTTTCCTATTTATATTTTAGGTTTTGGtcatttatgtataaaaatttcactttgatcttttataatatttctaTTAGACTAAATTACTCCTTTTATTTGTCAACTCTTTATACTGATGATATTAATTCTGACTAACCTAACATCTTTTACCATTTATCATGTGTCATCCAAATTAAGAAACCAAATGAaacctaaaatataaataaagaaccaaaattttattttaatcatatatatatatatatatatatatatatatatatatatatatatatatatatatatatattctaataaaTTGGTTAATGAAATTTAACtttagtaaaaagttattaaaagtattattttatcacATCTTATGTTACTaaagatattattaaaaaaatcagcaCATCTAAGCCATTCCACTCAACCATGATTTGGTATATTCTAGGTAGGAGGATGGACACAAGTATACGGGGACATGTTATCATATGCCACCATAAGAGGAGCATCTCATGAAGCTCCCTATACTCAACCAGAGAGATCACTCGGGCTACTCAAAGCCTTTCTGGAAGGAAAGCCACTACCAAGTATAGAATAAAATATGAACAGCTTTTAGTTACACAGGTGTTCCTAATTTCTTTTACCACAATAAGATAAATCCTTCTAAAATCCTCACAGAAACTTATTACTGCTATTGGATCGCCTTTAATTGTTATCTTAgtgctttctattttttttgttttgtttttgtttcgaATAATGAGTTAAAGGGGCAAGGGTTGTAAGTGTGAGATTAGGATTAGCTATGTATAATTCACTGAAACGCAACCAACTTCTTGTAACTGATAGGgggtatttatatttttagtacaAATAGTGAcaatcaaatttgaatttatgttcgttaaaaaaaattgagtttatgTAATTTATCCATTTTCCTTACCACCAAGGCACTAACTCGACGCCAATGGCTTATTtataaactgatttttttttttttgatgagTGATATTCATAAACTGATTTAATCTGAGTTGAGTTGAACTTACACATGTTCCTTATTAATTAtatgagttaaaaaaattaatgatgataatgttaattttataaatattttattttattttattatttattagtttttctatGTGTAAAATAACCTAGgacataaattataattagacGGAAAAAGtagtatttaaaattgaaataatggattataaaaggaaaatcattgagtaaattattttgactaaaaagaaaaagaaaacaatgcaATTATCTCTGCAATAAATTAGGATTATTTTTTCATAGTCAAATCgccttaataaaaataataactttgatgtatattttaaaagttttaatttttttaaaaaaataggggGGCCTAGGCCCCTTAAAAATCTTCACAGTTCCTTCCTGTTAACACTGTAAAAATGTTGTACACTGTTGGTTGGTGTACTGaaatttaattctatttttctaaTCTAAATTGCACTGATTTGCCTAACGcatttttattcatattataAAGTCAAACATAGAGTGCATCCACACatgaaaaaacaataaaagggAATATATAACCCAAATTCTCAAGGCAGGCAGGTTAACAACTAATTCCACAGGTGTAACAGCCACCATTTGTTTCAGGCGTGGACTACAAACACAAACGTTATATTAATAGGACAATGACTTGTTCCTTATTTGTTGTAAACCTTTGCATTTCACCTTGATCCCCCAATTAAACCAACAACATCTGAATATGACCATGCTACCTCACCCATTTACTATGATTGCAACAATAATCATTGTTCTTGCACAAACACTTGTGGGGGTGAATTCACTTCCTGAAGCTGATAAAATAAGCAATTTGCCGGGGCAGCCACATGTCAAATTTCAGCAATATTCTGGTTACTTTTCCGTGGATAACCAAAATCAGAGAGCTTTGTTTTATTACTTTGTTGAAGCTGAAAAACACCCTACTTCCAAGCCAGTAGTCCTATGGTTGAATGGAGGTATATACAAGATattgttcatttatttattttggcatAGGTTTAAACTATTTAAACTAATCAAAGAAATAAAGGTGCTTTCTTTTGATATATGAAGGTCCTGGTTGTTCATCTATTGGAGTTGGAGCTTTAGTTGAGCATGGCCCTTTCAAACCAGACAGCAATGTTCTtgtgaaaaatcattttagttgGAACAAAGGTGAACCAAAAATCCAACAACTTTGTATATCCAATGCTTTGTTTCTATAGGGGTCAAAATATCAAATATGCTCCTttcttgaaaccaaaatttcttattgatttttcattttgtttttcagtGGCAAATGTGCTATACTTGGAATCACCGGCTGGTGTTGGATTTTCCTACTCTAGCAATGCATCTTTCTATACATTAGTGACAGATGAAATTACAGCTAGGGATAATCTTGTTTTCCTGCAGCGCTGGTTCACTGAATTCCCTGAGTACTCAAATAACGACTTCTTCATTACAGGGGAGAGTTATGCTGGTAGAcagaaataattgaaataagttaataatatattcattttgaaACTGCAATAAGGTAATACaaacttgttttgttttttgcagGCCACTATGCTCCACAACTTGCACAACTTATTGTTCAAACAAAGACCAACTTTAATCTTAAGGGGATAGCAGTGAGTACATAGGGAAATTTTGAAtgcatatataacaaaaaatcatttgatttaTTTGAAAAGTATAATGTGTTCATATACATGTTTTGATATTTGCAGATAGGGAATCCTCTTATGGAATTTGATACTGATTTGAACTCCAAAGCTGAATTCCTTTGGTCCCATGGACTGATTTCAGATTCAACTTACGATCTCTTCACCAGAGTCTGCAACTATTCCACTATTAGGAGACAAACGATACATGGGAATCTTAGTGACGTTTGTGCAAAAATAAATGGACTGGTGTTTACTGAGGTTAGCAACTATATAGACCAATATGATGTCACTCTTGATGTGTGTCTGTCATCAGCAAATCAGCAGTCTTATGAGCTGAATCAAATGGTAAGCTTCATCTGTTATATATGCATACcccatcttaattattttgattgttttctcCCAGCTGGTGTTgttctatattttttcttttacttgctTTTGTCTATGATGTAGCAAGAGACACAGAAGATAGATGTTTGTGTGGATGATAAAGCAGTCACATACTTAAACAGGAAAGATGTGCAGAAGGCTCTCCATGCTAAGCTTGTTGGAGTCTCAAAATGGTCAACTTGCAGCAGGTAAGTCTTATTTATTGCTTCAATGATGAGACATAATTAGTGCATTTAGATTTAGAgatgcatatatataaatatgttttcagTCCTCCCTATAGTTTCAGTGAAACTTAGATTTTAGTTCTTGAACTTCAATTATGATCAATTTGATCCctgaacttaaaaaaaaaacatgatggtttgtttcttttcttataataaaaacCATTTCAGATGAGGGATGAAAATCATGTTTTCTTCTAAAGTTCAGAATCAAATTGATTAAAGTTAAAGTACCAAAACAGGTATCAAGTTTTTTTGAAAGTCcagaaccaaaaatatattttaccctAAAATACTATTACCTCCATTCTTAAATTAGTGTTACATTTGACTTTTCAATGTAACATTAATTTGACTTTtcaatgtaacattaattactCTTTTTCATTATATCCCTGATAAATGTTACTTTAGTTTTTGAATCTAGCATTAATATTATCCTCTTTCATCCATTTAATtaggttaattttgtaaaattatcactttcttttatctatttattagtttttttttatctttgtaaaataaCTTAGGATGACACTTTttatgaaaaagagaaagtatATGTTTTTCCATCTTTATTTTAGTGTCCTTTATTACTCAATCTTTAAATTATTGACCTAGACTCCTGGTGTAGCATTCTCTagcaactctttttttttttactccttATGTTTCCATAGTTTGACTTGGACCCCTTTTTTTTAGACTTATCCCTCCTATTTAACACTATCTATCCTGTGTTATAGAGTTCTCCATTATGACCGTCGGAATCTAGAGATACCAACCATTTCTATTCTAGGAGCACTTGTTAATTCCAACATCAGAGTTCTGGTATACAGGTAAGCGAATTTATTGAATCATCTGCATTTACTTACCTAACCCCATTACCTACCTACCATGATTCACCAACATTTTTTAATCAAGCCAAGTCCTTTTTTTCGGTACAGTGGAGATCAAGATTCAGTTATCCCATTACTGGGATCGAGATCTCTGGTGAATGGATTAGCCAAGGAACTTGGACTAAATACAACAGTTGCCTATAGAGCCTGGTTTGAGGGAAAACAGGTTAATACTTGGAAtacaatttataaatatataacatcTTGAATAACATTTTATATCAATCTTAACCATTGGTTGAAAACTCtccaaaaatttatatattagtaAATTTCAGCTATTTTGATTATGCATTTAGCAATTTCTGAATTATCCAAAATTTGATATTCATGATCACCaagataatataatatgatCTAATAAAAGggttaataaaatttaacttcagtaaaaagttttatatatatatatatatatatatatatatatatatatatatatatatatatattatttctaaaGAATTTTTAAGGTATCATTATaccttgaaattttttaatacatcTAAGCATTGCCATTTGACTCAACCTTGATTTGGTATATGAATTTCAGGTGGCAGGATGGACACAAGTATATGGGGGCATGTTATCATATGCCACCATAAGAGGAGCATCTCATGAAGCTCCCTTTACTCAACCACAGAGATCACTCGTGCTACTTAAAGCATTTCTAGAAGGAAAGCCATTACCTggtgttaaataaaatatgaactgTTTTAATTACACAGATGTTCCTAATTCCTTTCaccacaataaatatatttttttctaaaatcctCACAGAAACTCATTACTACTATTGGATCATCTTTAATTGTTATCTTAGTACTTTCTAAGTTTCtagattttgttttctttcgaaTTGCGAGTTAGAGGAGCAGGGGTTGAAAGTGAGCATTAGGATTAGCCATTTATAATCCACTGAAATGAAAGGAATCTATCTAATTTGTAATCCAAGAGCATGTTTATACACTGATTTAATCTGAATTGAATTGAACTTACACTGATCATTTTTACAAGttaatatacaaatatataataatgctTAGAACAACACCAACTCCCCCCGCCAGAAAATTACAGAAACCGAAGAAACACGAAAAAGTTTTTGTATTGGGGAGAAAATCCACTTCAATCGTATTAATTGAAAAGTAGAaccaatatataaaaaaaatggaaaaggcaaaatatattattaaagaaaGCATTGGCACATAACCAAACTAACACGAACCAATATATAAATGTAAATCAAACTAGATATGTAGCAGTGTTTGCAAATTAGTTTGATTTAgttaatatacaaaataattactcatagcagaataaaaataatatgcaaTCTGATTCAGCATCCAAAGGCCACCCACGTTGTGTTTGTTTCGGCATCCAAAGGCCACCCACGTCTTTACAAGAATTCACATCCAATAGCTGAATTGACTTAAAACCAATTATTGCAAGCGTTCAGAATGATGCGCATCCAAAGCAATGACATGCCAATGCAAACATGCTAGAAATTCGTTTAACTGTGTGGTAATCAACtttcaaaaatgaaatttacaaAATCACAAGAGATAAATAATGAGTTAGCACGGCATGCATAGGTAGAAAGTAATAattgttagacaaatggcctcagaaattttaagaatgaagagttgaattaagattttataaattgttctacagttaaaattttatacacTTTAACCCAAGTCTCaagatttcttttaaaataaatttctaaatgataattcaaattaaacttaatgaataaaaataataagcaacaataaataaaagagtttgagGGAAAAAGAGTAcattatactggttcgacaaagtCTGTTgcttacgtccagtccccaagaaaccTTCTTGGGAGTTCCTtcctttataatttttgaaacaCAAGGACAATTCTTtctttgtgttcagatgctatacaacaagagactctcaaTCTCTTAGTCCCTTgattagaaagagaagaagaagatgagagtCTCTTGAAAGATGTTTATAATGAAGCACTCAATTCCTTATTGATGACACAAGCTTTTTGTCAAGGAATTTTTTTGAAGATATGAAGATTTGTATTTGAGGCGATAAGAATGTTTTTACTAGtgaaaactctcttaatcttttgagaggataaaactttttagacaatgaaaactctcttaatcttttgagaggataacaCTTTTTGGACAAgcaaagctctcgacaaatttcgTGCCCaaaggcatatatatatatatataggcctttgatgatcATTCAAAATTCTGTTGAAAATTTTTTTCGAAAATTCTTACTGATTATCCATATTagcgtaatcaattacacatttatttttttaagagttgtgactcttcacttaaaatttgaatttctaagacCGGTAATCGATGTAGTCGATTacatatttgaaattttgaattcaaatttcttatagctattttaaaacattcaagaacttttgtaatcgattacaagcaatgtataatcaattacatcatttcaaaaatatttaaaaatacttgaaacattttcagaaaatattttggtcactgataatcgattacagactctagtaatcgattatcagagagaaatctttaaaataaaaggttttgaaagaaaatgctTTTGACCAAACCTTTGTGCTTTCAAATCTAACTTTTAAATCTAACTTGTAGATGTAACTTGTATTACTTGGATTTCTTGAAGTTCACTTGAACTATCCATGAAAAACACTTGACTTTTGACACCATCTCTTGTAGTCTTGCTTCCACAAAAACGTGAACAATATATAATCAACCAAAACGAAATCATTACAACCAATGAACATTTGAACCAGATGGAACTTAATTATATTCATCAATAGTATTTGCTGACATGGATGCagcaacaattttaatttaacgtGCACTGAATGTTGTTTAAATCCTTAACGTTGTCAAACAAAACTGCTTTCTTCTTGATTGTGCTCGAACTTGCATGATACGTCCCAATCAAAAAAATGTcagaaagaattttaaaaaacaattatcacCTTTACAAAATATTTGGAATCCCCATCCACGAGTATGCAACAGAAAATGTGACAACGATAAATACTCTTAACCAagcaaaaaaaaacagaactaCAAAATGTTAAGGCAATAAATTTCATGAGCTACAAAATAGTTTTTCCAGTTGTTGCagaaaataacattcatggtAAGCCCAAAAAAAGTTCCAAGTGTTTTGCTCCACACCAAAATGTTGATTTAGACATCATACATAAAAATCAGAACATAAAGAAACTCCTCAAATGTAGCAGAGCACCTAGCATGTAAATTTCCACGGATGATTTTGACATCAATCATGCAATGTCCCCAGTATATCATCGTCTCTAAACAGATGATACCTACACAAAAAGCATTTAATTAGCCAAGACTTGAGAAATAGATAGCAGCTATTGCAACTAGGATGAACCAACTAAATCCGTCCAATATAATTCATTTACATAGTACAAGAAAAGGAGAGAAATTAATTGGTGGCTAAGTAGGttaatatcaataaaatatttccaAAACTAGCATCCCTTAAACCTTGATGTCGATATTTCGTCTGTTAACTTTGCCACACTCAAATCCCATAATTTGAGAGGGTTTGAGAATGGCAAGTTAACAGATAAAAAATCAAGACACTCCCTATCCTCTTAATTTTGGATTGTGACTTCTTGTCTTTTTCTAACATAGAGAAAAAGATATGTACTTTTCAACATCTGTCTGGTTCAAATTATACATTCTTAACACCACGTGGAACTTCAAATTTAGTTAAACCCTGAATATTAGGCAACTGAGAATCTAGTAACAAAAAGCAATAAAATTCTTATGATACTAATGCTTTACTTCATTAGAAGTATAGAACTAAGAAACTAtggataaaaaagaaacatcagattaaaaaaactaacaaatatatatatatatatatatatatacacacacacacacacacataataaACGAATCATCAAACAAAGCAATTCTAAATAATGGACAAACAATATCAAGCACAGCATCTCCTTCTTCAATAAGGGTCTACCTTGTATTAATGATTCACAAAGAAAACAGTCTCCAATAAGTCAATAACATTTACTCATTTAGACCTGAAGGGATCAACTTTGTAACAAGAAAATGTATTTAGAAAAATGCGGGACCTCAAGATTAATTCTAGTCCATTCAAACATTTATATCTACATATTAAACTTTAGGGTTAAGTTGAAGAATTCTACGAgggtaaaaaataaactaataaataaaaaatatcacaagaaaAAACATATACATACTCTTTGTTATCAAGCTTCACCTCAGTTCCCCCATATTCAGGCAAAAGAACAGTGTCACCTTCCTTTACAGCCACAGGAATTAGCTTCCCATCCTTACTGTGAAAGCCAGGGCCAACAGCAATAACTTTTCCGGAATTCAGCTAAAGTAAAACACGTAAAAATACACCAACTCAGCAAATGCACTACAAAAAATCAAGAATGTAACTCAAATGTATGATTTGCAGTGATAAATTGTCACTTATCAATCGAAAGAAGCTGAAGCACTAACTTGGAAAAGACCTTGAACAAAGAAAACTCACtcttcaaatttaattgttattgtaAATACACTAAGACAACTACTCTATAATACAAAGAACCATAGGATCACAATCCAAAAAAACAGAACAGGACAGTATGCATCAGCTTAATTAGTACCCATCTGGGTACGATATCATATCACAGTATCACACACAGAAAATTGGACAGCTAAAACACCCATAAAAAAAAGTGGTGAAAATGGAATAAGTAAAATATGAAGAAATCAAGCCAAgatgaaattttgaaatgaaaatagaagaCCCAAAAGGAGGAATTGAAAAGGGTACGAATGAATTGGATTGGGGGTG encodes the following:
- the LOC114400094 gene encoding serine carboxypeptidase-like 45 isoform X2, with the protein product MTMLPHPFTMIATIIIVLAQTLVGVNSLPEADKISNLPGQPHVKFQQYSGYFSVDNQNQRALFYYFVEAEKHPTSKPVVLWLNGGPGCSSIGVGALVEHGPFKPDSNVLVKNHFSWNKVANVLYLESPAGVGFSYSSNASFYTLVTDEITARDNLVFLQRWFTEFPEYSNNDFFITGESYAGHYAPQLAQLIVQTKTNFNLKGIAIGNPLMEFDTDLNSKAEFLWSHGLISDSTYDLFTRVCNYSTIRRQTIHGNLSDVCAKINGLVFTEVSNYIDQYDVTLDVCLSSANQQSYELNQMQETQKIDVCVDDKAVTYLNRKDVQKALHAKLVGVSKWSTCSRVLHYDRRNLEIPTISILGALVNSNIRVLVYRWQDGHKYMGACYHMPP
- the LOC114400094 gene encoding serine carboxypeptidase-like 45 isoform X1 gives rise to the protein MTMLPHPFTMIATIIIVLAQTLVGVNSLPEADKISNLPGQPHVKFQQYSGYFSVDNQNQRALFYYFVEAEKHPTSKPVVLWLNGGPGCSSIGVGALVEHGPFKPDSNVLVKNHFSWNKVANVLYLESPAGVGFSYSSNASFYTLVTDEITARDNLVFLQRWFTEFPEYSNNDFFITGESYAGHYAPQLAQLIVQTKTNFNLKGIAIGNPLMEFDTDLNSKAEFLWSHGLISDSTYDLFTRVCNYSTIRRQTIHGNLSDVCAKINGLVFTEVSNYIDQYDVTLDVCLSSANQQSYELNQMQETQKIDVCVDDKAVTYLNRKDVQKALHAKLVGVSKWSTCSRVLHYDRRNLEIPTISILGALVNSNIRVLVYSGDQDSVIPLLGSRSLVNGLAKELGLNTTVAYRAWFEGKQVAGWTQVYGGMLSYATIRGASHEAPFTQPQRSLVLLKAFLEGKPLPGVK
- the LOC114399133 gene encoding 10 kDa chaperonin, mitochondrial-like, with the protein product MAKRLIPLFNRVLVEKIVPPSKTTAGILLPEKSTKLNSGKVIAVGPGFHSKDGKLIPVAVKEGDTVLLPEYGGTEVKLDNKEYHLFRDDDILGTLHD